The window TCGGGTCCTGGCCGTCGCCGGCACCCACGGCAAGACCACGACCACGTCACTGCTCACCGTGGCGCTGCTCGCCGCCGGGGCCGACCCGACGTACGCCGTCGGTGGCGTGCTCTCGACGACGGGTCGCAACGCCCGCAATGGCAGCGACGATCTGTTCGTCGCGGAGGCTGACGAGAGCGACGGTGCGTTCCTGGTCTACGCGCCCCACGCCGCGATCGTGACCAACGTCGATGCCGATCACCTCGACATCTGGGGGACCGAGGAGGCCTATCGTCGGGCCTTCACCGACTTCCTCGACCGGATCGACCCGGCCGGCTTCGTGGTGTGCTGCACCGACGATCCGGGTGCTGTGGAGGTGGCCGAGCAGGCCGAGGGGCGCGGGCTCGAGGTGATTCGCGTCGCGACTTCCGCTCCCGCCGACCTTCGGTTGGAGGACACCCGCTTCACCGACGGACTGTCGCGGGCCACCATCCGGCGAGGCGACTCGACGCTGGGCGAACTCCGACTGCGGATCCCGGGCTCGCATTATCTGCTCGACGCGGCTGCCGCTCTCGCGGTGGGGATGCGGCTGGGATTCGAGTTCGAGCCACTGGTGGCGGGGATGGAGGCATTTACGGGCACCGCGCGCCGGATGGAGGCCAAGGGTGAGGCGGCAGGTGTCCGAGTCGTTGATTCCTATGCTCACCATCCGCAGGAGATCCGCGGCGACCTGGAAGCCGCCCGTGCCCTGGCCGGTGACGGGCGTGTCGTCGTGGTCTTCCAGCCCCACCTGGTCTCACGCACCCGCATCTTCGGCGCCGACATGGGGCGCGAACTCGGCGCCGCGGACGAGGTCGTCGTCCTCGACGTCTATCTCGCGCGCGAGGATGCCGACCCGGCCGTAACGGGGGCGCTGGTCGCCGACGCCGTGCCACTGCCTGGCGAGCAGGTCGCGTACGTACCCACGCTTGCCGAGGGTGTGCGGGAGGCCGTACGCCGGGCGCGTCCCGGGGACCTGGTCCTCACCCTGGGGGCCGGTGACGTCACCACGTTGGGTCCGGTGATCCTCGACGCGCTCACCGAGACCACGCCATGACCAAGACGGCGACCCCGGCCATGGACCCGAGCGAGCGAGAGCGTGCCCGCACTCGCCGCCGCTTCGTGCGCCGGCAGTGGCGACGCCGGTGGCTGAACTGGAAGCCGCTCCTGGCGGCGCTGGTCACCGTGACACTGGTCGTGGCCGGCATCTGGCTCGTCTACTTCAGTTCGCACCTGGCGGTGCAACAGGTCGGCGTGTCCGGCAACGGTTTCGTCAGCGCGGGCCAGATCCGCACCGCCAGCCGACGTGCCCGAGGGGCGTCCACTCGCGCGCATCGATCTGGACACGATCGAGCGCCGCGTGGAGGGGATCGCGGCGGTCAAGTCGGCGACGGCGACTCGAGCCTGGCCGGACGCGATCAAGATCGCGGTCACCGAACGCAAGGCCGTTGCCGTGGTGGACCTCGGCGACGACATCCGCGGGATGGACGACCAGGGCGTGGTGTTTCGCAAGTTCGACAAGCGTCCGGTCGCATTGCCGCTGGTGAAGACATCCGGAGTCACCGGGGGAGAGGCGCTGCACGAGGCCGCGCTGGTGCTGGCGTCGCTGCCTACGCCGCTGCAAGGCCGGGTGGCGCACCTGTCGGTGGTGACGGTGGACCAGATCTGGCTGGTCCTGCGTGACCAGCGCGTGATCATGTGGGGCAGCGCCGAGGAATCCGAGCAGAAGGCCCAGGTGCTGACCGTGCTGCTCAAGCGGCCGGCGAAGACGTACGACGTCAGTGTGCCGGGCCAGCCGACCACCTCGGATCGACTCCCTGCCACGCCCCTCCCCTGAAATCTCTGCGGGAAATTCTCGACGCCTGCGTGTGTCGCTGGCATGTCGCCGTCCGGGATGCCTACTGTCGTCACCATCATCAGGTTGACATAACTATAACCCTCTACATGACGGTGAGGGTTGAGTTCGTCGGCCGGTGACTTCCCCACATCGCGTCCCGTACGTCCACTCCCGAAAGGCAACCCTGCCGTGGCAGCACAGAACTACTTGGCGATCATCAAGGTCGTGGGGATCGGCGGTGGCGGTGTCAACGCCGTCAACCGGATGATCGAGGTCGGCCTCAAGGGCGTCGAGTTCATCGCGATCAACACCGACGCTCAGGCGCTGCTGATGAGCGACGCCGACGTCAAACTCGACATCGGCCGCGAACTCACCCGCGGGCTCGGTGCCGGCGCCAACCCCGAGGTCGGCGCGCGGGCGGCCGACGATCACGCCGACGAGATCGAAGAGGTGCTCAAGGGCGCCGACATGGTCTTTGTCACTGCGGGTGAGGGCGGCGGCACGGGGACGGGCGGCGCGCCAGTGGTTGCGCGGATCGCTCGCTCGCTCGGTGCGCTGACGATCGGTGTCGTGACGCGGCCGTTCGCGTTCGAGGGTCGGCGTCGAGCCAACTCCGCGGAGGAGGGCATCGCCCAACTGCGCGAAGAGGTCGACACCTTGATCGTGATCCCCAACGATCGCCTGCTGTCGATCAGCGACCGCAACGTCTCGGTGCTCGACGCGTTCCGGCAGGCCGACCAGGTGCTGCTCCAGGGCGTCTCGGGCATTACCGACCTGATCACCACCCCGGGCCTGATCAACCTCGACTTCGCCGACGTCAAGTCCGTGATGGCCAACGCCGGATCGGCGTTGATGGGCATCGGCTCGGCGCGCGGTGAGGACCGGGCGGTGCAGGCTGCCGAGCACGCGGTGTCCAGTCCGCTGCTGGAGGCCTCGATTGACGGCGCTCACGGCGTCCTGCTCTCCATCGCGGGCGGATCCGACCTCGGACTTTTCGAGATCAACGAGGCGGCGGCCTTGGTGGCGCAGGCGGCGCACGAGGAAGCCAACATCATCTTCGGTGCCACGATCGACGATGCTCTGGGAGACGAGGTGCGCGTCACGGTTATCGCGGCCGGTTTCGACGGTGGCATGCCGAAGCGTCGCGACGAGGGCACGGTGCTGCGGCGCGAACCCAAACAGTCCCAGGAAGAGACTCGTGCGGCCGTCCAGGCGATCAACCGGCCCGCGACGGGAGTCTCGTCCGGGGGAGCCTCTGGTGGCGCGGCTCAGTCGTCGGGCGGCCAGTCGTCGGGCGGTCAGTCGACCGGTCAGTCCTCCGGCCAGTCGTCGAGTGGGTCCGAGGCGACCCGGCCCAGCGCCGCGAAGCCGCAGCCGCGTGAGGTGGAATTCGACGACGACCTGGACGTCCCCGACTTCTTGAAGTGACCCCGTTCGAGTGACTAGATCCGTCGACACCCTGCGCCTGCGAGACCGGGTGAGGGGCGACTTCGTGATCGAGGTTGCCTTCACCGGGCCCGGACTCGACGTCTCCGACCACGCGGCCGAGGACGTACGTGCCCGTGCGCTCGCCGCCGTGGCCGCCGCGACCTCGGCCGAGCCCCGGCTGATGCGTCAGGTGCACGGCGCTGAGGTGGTCGCGGTGGACGCCACGTCTCCCACCCCGACCTGTGACGCGATGCTCACCGTGGACGCAGGGATCGCTCTGCTGGCCCGCGCGGCCGATTGCGTGCCTGTGCTGCTGGCTGATCCGGCCACCGGTGTGGTCGCGGCTGCGCACGCCGGACGGCCGGGGGTCGAGCGGGGAGTCGTACCCAGCGCGATCGCCGCGATGTCTGCCGCGGGAGCGGCCCCGACTGTCGCGTGGATCGGCCCACACGTGTGCGGTCGCTGTTATGAGGTGCCGTCGGATCTGCAGGAGCGGGTGGTGCGGGCGGTGCCCGAGACGCGGAGTACGACCTCGTGGCAGACCCCCGCGCTCGATCTGGGCGCCGGCGTACGCGCCCAGTTGGCGCAGGCGGGCATCGAAGACGTTCGCGATGTCGGGGTGTGTACCCGAGAGGACGTCGAGTGGCCGTCCTACCGACGCGACGGCGACGCGGCCACTCGATTCGCAGGCCTTGTCTGGAGTCACCGATGAATCGTCGAGACGAACTTGCAGCCGGCCTCAGCGAGGTGCGCGAGCGGATCGCCACGGCATGTCGCGACGCAGGTCGAGATGACAGCGAGGTCACTCTTGTGGTGGTCACGAAGTTCTTCCCAGCCTCCGACGTGCGGCTGCTCGCAGACCTCGGCGTCACCGACGTGGGGGAGAACCGTCATCCTGAAGGTCGGGACAAAGCAGAGGCCTGCGCGGATCTCGGACTGACGTGGCACTACATCGGCGGTCTGCAGAGCAACAAGGCTGCGGCGGTGGGGGCCTATGCCGACGTGGTGCAATCCGTCGACCGCGCAAAACTCCTGCCCGGGCTCGCCCGTGCTGCCCAAGAGCGCGGACGTGCGCTGGAGGTCTTGGTGCAGGTCAGTCTCGACCCGCCCGAGACACAGGACGGTCGCAACGGGGTCGTGCCCACCGAACTCGACGCGCTCGCTGCCGAAGTGAACAAGCACGACGCGCTGCGCTTGCGTGGGTTGATGGCCGTCGCGCCCCTGGGCGCGGAGCCTGCGGACGCGTTCTCTCGACTGCGCGCGATCCGGTCGGACTTCCTGACCCGACACCGCGACGCGGGGTGGCTCAGTGCGGGCATGAGCGGCGACCTCGAGGAGGCGATCGGTGCAGGCGCGACACACGTACGCGTCGGCACCGCGATCCTCGGATCAAGGCCTTCGATCAAGTAGCGTTTCACATCAAGCAGCGTCGACGGGAGGCTCACGCGAGCCGGCCGGGACGCACAACTGCGGAGGAAGACCATGGCCAGTGCGATGCGGAAGATCGGCGAATACTTAGGTCTCGTCGAAGACACCGGCGCGTACGACCAACGCGACCAGTACGACGGCGCCGACGAATACGACACCGAAGCAGTGCAGACCACGCGTGGTGGCCGCTTCGACGTCGAGGAGCGCCCGCGCCGCGAGAGCCGTACGCCTGCCCCCGTCTCAGATCTCGCTGACCGCCGCCCGCGCGCGGTCCCTAGTCCCGGAGTCGTCGAGTTGTCCCGCATCATCTCCTTGCAGCCGCGCACCTATAACGAGGCGCGTACCGTCGGCGAGGAGTTCCGCGAGGGCATCCCGGTGATCATGAACCTCAGCGACATGGACGACGCAGACGCCAAGCGCATCGTGGACTTCGCGGCCGGGTTGGTCTTCGGCACCCACGGCAAGCTTGAGCGGGTCGCCAACAAGGTCTTCCTGCTCTCGCCCCACAACGTCAATGTGGGCGCGGAGGACAAGCAGCGACTCTCCGAGGGTGGCTTCTTCAACCAGAGCTGATCACGCTTGTTCTGGGCACCGACGCCCAGGGGGCGCCGTGGTCGGAGCATGCCGCGCGGCGCGCTATTGTTCGCGTGTTCGTAGTTGTGACGCAGTAACCGAGAGATAGATGGGTGAGGTCATGCCGCTGACGCCAGAGGACGTGAGCAACAAGCGCTTTACGCCCGTACGCCTTCGCGAGGGGTACGACATGGGCGAGGTGGACCAGTTCCTCGACGAGGTGGAGGCTGAGCTGGCCCGTCTCAACCGGGAGAACGAAGAACTGCGTGCGCGCCTTGGTGACGCGCAGGCCAGCGGCAGTGGCTTCGCCCCGGCAGCCGAGCCCGACGTGGCAGAGGAGCCGGTCGCCGACGAGGTCGTGGAGACCCCGGCAGAGCCCGAGCCCGTAGCGGCGGCGGCCCCGGTGGCGGCCGCGGAGCCCATCCGTGTCGAGACTGTGCCGCAGGCGTCCAATGCCGCCGCGCGCCTGCTGGAGATCGCCACGCGCAACGCCGACGAGTTGGTCGACGACGCCAAGAACCAGGCCGACGCCATCGTGGGTGAGGCTCGCACGAAGGCCGAGCGCCTGACGTCCGAGAGCAAGGCCAGCGCCGACAAGATGGAGTCCGACGCACGGACCCGTTCGCAGATGCTCGACTCCGAGACCGCCGAGCGTCGCAAGGAACTGTTCGGTGCGCTCGAGGTGGAGCGCGGCAAGTTGACCAACGAGATCGAGGGTCTGCGTTCGTTCGAGCGCGAATACCGCTCGCGCCTCAAGAGCTACTTCAACCAGCAACTCGAGGCGCTGGACAACTCCAGCGTCAATCCCGAGGCGGAGATGCCCGAGTCGACGCAGCCGCCGAAGCGTCTTCGTTCGATCCTCGGGGAGGAGGAGGGCTGACGCCCTTCCCCAGCAACAGTCGCTGCTGACGGCCGATCCGCTGTGCGGATCGGCCGTCGGTCGATTTCGGTGGACCTGCCACCGTGGCGGTGACTCACCCTTTGGAGGCTTGGAAAGGCGATGAGGCTCGGCTAGCCTCCGGTCACGATCAGCGGCAGAAGCCGCAGGTCAACCCACGTCGGAGGTCTCCCCAGCATGGTGCGCAGTTTGGCCCGTTCGATCGCCGATACGGCCAAGAGGGCGATCTCGGGCCGGTCCGCAGTTGTCGAGGCTGCTCCCGCGAAGGAGGCGCCCGCCACGAAGGCACCCGCGAAGAAGGCGCCCGCGAAGAAGGCGCCCGCCAAGAAGGCGCCCGCCAAGAAGGCGCCCGCCAAGAAGGCGCCCGCCAAGAAGGCGCCCGCCAAGAAGACGGCCGCGAAGAAGGCGCCCGCCAAGAAGGCAGCCGCGAAGAAGGCGCCCGCCAAGAAGGCAGCCGCGAAGAAGACGGCCGCGAAGAAGGCGCCCGCCAAGAAGACGGCCGCCAAAAAGGCACCGGCGAAGAAGGCGCCCGCCAAGAAGACACCGGCGAAGAAAGCCGCTGTCGGCACCCTCGTCGTACGCGAGGGCGAGACCAAGTGGACCAAGAAGGAACTCGACGACGTCCTCAAGGAGTTGCACGAGCAGCGCAGTCGCCTGCGCGCGGAGGTCACCGAGCAAGAGCGTGACCTGGCCGATCTGATGCGCGACGCCGGTGACGGCGCTGGACACGATCAGGCCGACATGGGAGCTACGTCGTTCGAACGTGACCAGGAACTCGCCTTCGTCCACAACGAGCGCGACATGCTGGCGCAGATTGATCGTGCGCTGGAACGGATCGAGGATGGCACATACGGCATCTGCGAATCTTGCGGGAACCCGATCGGCAAGATGAGAGTGATGGCGTTCCCGCGTGCCACACTGTGCGTGACATGCAAACAGCGCGAGGAGCGCCGCTGACTCCCAGCGGCCATGACGGATCTGACCAACCCAGCGTGCTCCCTCGCCGCTTCGGCCTGTTCGTCCTGGTCTTCGCGGTCTGCTATGTCAGCGACGTGCTCAGCAAGATCGTCGCGGTGCATCGGCTCGAGCCCGGTCACAGTGTCGAGATCGTGGGCGATTTCTTCACTCTCTATTTGATCCGCAACCCGGGCGCGGCCTTCAGCATGGGCGAGCGGTTCACGGTGTTCCTCAGTTGCCTGGCTGTCGTGGCGACCGTGGTGGCATGGCGCTTCGCCTGGCTGACTCGCCACCGAGGGTGGGCCGTGGGCATCGGGCTTGTGGGTGCCGGAGTGCTCGGAAATCTCACCGATCGCCTGTTGCGTGAGCCGGGACCGATGCGCGGCCACGTGGTCGACTTCTTCCGGTTGCCCAACTGGCCGATCTTCAACGTCGCCGATATCTGCATCAATGTGGGTGCCGGGCTGATCTTGCTGCTGGCCCTGCGCGGCATCTCGTACGACGGGACGCGCGAGGAATCGGCCGGCTCCGCGAAGGAGGGCGACGCGTGAGCGAACAACGCACCGTGCTGGTACCCGACGGATTGGCCGGCGAGCGTGTCGACGCCGCCTTGGCTCGGATGTTCGGCTTCTCGCGCACCCGTGCGGCCGAACTCGTGGCCGAGGGGCACGTCGCCGTCGACGGTGCCCAGGTGGTCAAGAGTCATCGAGTCGCCAGCGGCGCCATGCTGGATGTGACGATTCCCGACGTGGCCGATCCGGTGACGGTGGTTCCGGAGATCGTAGAGGGCATCCGGATCATCCACGACGATGATGCGTTGGTCGTGATCGACAAGCCGGTCGGCGTGGCGGTGCACCCGTCGCCGGGGTGGAACGGCCCAACTGTGGTCGGCCACCTGGTCGCCGCGGGCTTTCGGATCGCCACCAGTGGTGCCTCCGAACGCCAAGGGATCGTGCAGCGTCTGGACGTGGGCACGTCGGGTGTGATGGTGATCGCCAAGGGCGAGCGAGCGTACTCCGTACTCAAGAACGCCTTCCGGCACCGCACCGTCGACAAGACCTATCACGCTCTTGTGCAGGGGCACCCGGATCCCTGGCAGGGCACCATCGACGCACCCATCGCGCGACATCCCAAGCACGACTACAAGATGGCGGTGATGTCGGGTGGGCGCCACAGCGTGACGCACTACGAGACGCTGGAGGCGCACCGCTTCGCCAGCCTGTTGGAAGTGCACCTGGAGACGGGACGTACCCACCAGATTCGCGTGCACATGAGCGCGCTCCACCACCCGTGCGTGGCTGACTTCCACTACGGCGCCGATCCGGTGCTGGCCAAGCGTGTCGGACTTGAACGGCAGTGGTTGCACGCGGTCAAACTCGGCTTCTTGCACCCCGAGACGGGGGAGTACGTCGAGTACGAGTCGCCTTATCCCGACGACCTCGCCCACGCGCTCGAAGTCATCCGTGCCGCCGACTGACCAGACCCCGGACCTCACGCTCAGGCCGGCGCAGTCTGGCGACCTGGCCCAGGTCG of the Nocardioides sp. genome contains:
- the murC gene encoding UDP-N-acetylmuramate--L-alanine ligase; protein product: MKIEVPDVITPAAGLSRVHFVGLGGAALSAIATIMAERGIHVTGSDNNDTPFLGRLRDLGVEPHLTYDATHVGDADVVVVTTAAREDNPEVVEARRRGLTLWPRSAGLASVMADRRVLAVAGTHGKTTTTSLLTVALLAAGADPTYAVGGVLSTTGRNARNGSDDLFVAEADESDGAFLVYAPHAAIVTNVDADHLDIWGTEEAYRRAFTDFLDRIDPAGFVVCCTDDPGAVEVAEQAEGRGLEVIRVATSAPADLRLEDTRFTDGLSRATIRRGDSTLGELRLRIPGSHYLLDAAAALAVGMRLGFEFEPLVAGMEAFTGTARRMEAKGEAAGVRVVDSYAHHPQEIRGDLEAARALAGDGRVVVVFQPHLVSRTRIFGADMGRELGAADEVVVLDVYLAREDADPAVTGALVADAVPLPGEQVAYVPTLAEGVREAVRRARPGDLVLTLGAGDVTTLGPVILDALTETTP
- a CDS encoding FtsQ-type POTRA domain-containing protein yields the protein MPEGRPLARIDLDTIERRVEGIAAVKSATATRAWPDAIKIAVTERKAVAVVDLGDDIRGMDDQGVVFRKFDKRPVALPLVKTSGVTGGEALHEAALVLASLPTPLQGRVAHLSVVTVDQIWLVLRDQRVIMWGSAEESEQKAQVLTVLLKRPAKTYDVSVPGQPTTSDRLPATPLP
- the ftsZ gene encoding cell division protein FtsZ — encoded protein: MAAQNYLAIIKVVGIGGGGVNAVNRMIEVGLKGVEFIAINTDAQALLMSDADVKLDIGRELTRGLGAGANPEVGARAADDHADEIEEVLKGADMVFVTAGEGGGTGTGGAPVVARIARSLGALTIGVVTRPFAFEGRRRANSAEEGIAQLREEVDTLIVIPNDRLLSISDRNVSVLDAFRQADQVLLQGVSGITDLITTPGLINLDFADVKSVMANAGSALMGIGSARGEDRAVQAAEHAVSSPLLEASIDGAHGVLLSIAGGSDLGLFEINEAAALVAQAAHEEANIIFGATIDDALGDEVRVTVIAAGFDGGMPKRRDEGTVLRREPKQSQEETRAAVQAINRPATGVSSGGASGGAAQSSGGQSSGGQSTGQSSGQSSSGSEATRPSAAKPQPREVEFDDDLDVPDFLK
- a CDS encoding polyphenol oxidase family protein; protein product: MIEVAFTGPGLDVSDHAAEDVRARALAAVAAATSAEPRLMRQVHGAEVVAVDATSPTPTCDAMLTVDAGIALLARAADCVPVLLADPATGVVAAAHAGRPGVERGVVPSAIAAMSAAGAAPTVAWIGPHVCGRCYEVPSDLQERVVRAVPETRSTTSWQTPALDLGAGVRAQLAQAGIEDVRDVGVCTREDVEWPSYRRDGDAATRFAGLVWSHR
- a CDS encoding YggS family pyridoxal phosphate-dependent enzyme, which produces MNRRDELAAGLSEVRERIATACRDAGRDDSEVTLVVVTKFFPASDVRLLADLGVTDVGENRHPEGRDKAEACADLGLTWHYIGGLQSNKAAAVGAYADVVQSVDRAKLLPGLARAAQERGRALEVLVQVSLDPPETQDGRNGVVPTELDALAAEVNKHDALRLRGLMAVAPLGAEPADAFSRLRAIRSDFLTRHRDAGWLSAGMSGDLEEAIGAGATHVRVGTAILGSRPSIK
- the sepF gene encoding cell division protein SepF, giving the protein MASAMRKIGEYLGLVEDTGAYDQRDQYDGADEYDTEAVQTTRGGRFDVEERPRRESRTPAPVSDLADRRPRAVPSPGVVELSRIISLQPRTYNEARTVGEEFREGIPVIMNLSDMDDADAKRIVDFAAGLVFGTHGKLERVANKVFLLSPHNVNVGAEDKQRLSEGGFFNQS
- a CDS encoding DivIVA domain-containing protein, with translation MPLTPEDVSNKRFTPVRLREGYDMGEVDQFLDEVEAELARLNRENEELRARLGDAQASGSGFAPAAEPDVAEEPVADEVVETPAEPEPVAAAAPVAAAEPIRVETVPQASNAAARLLEIATRNADELVDDAKNQADAIVGEARTKAERLTSESKASADKMESDARTRSQMLDSETAERRKELFGALEVERGKLTNEIEGLRSFEREYRSRLKSYFNQQLEALDNSSVNPEAEMPESTQPPKRLRSILGEEEG
- a CDS encoding TraR/DksA C4-type zinc finger protein, yielding MVRSLARSIADTAKRAISGRSAVVEAAPAKEAPATKAPAKKAPAKKAPAKKAPAKKAPAKKAPAKKAPAKKTAAKKAPAKKAAAKKAPAKKAAAKKTAAKKAPAKKTAAKKAPAKKAPAKKTPAKKAAVGTLVVREGETKWTKKELDDVLKELHEQRSRLRAEVTEQERDLADLMRDAGDGAGHDQADMGATSFERDQELAFVHNERDMLAQIDRALERIEDGTYGICESCGNPIGKMRVMAFPRATLCVTCKQREERR
- the lspA gene encoding signal peptidase II, with product MLPRRFGLFVLVFAVCYVSDVLSKIVAVHRLEPGHSVEIVGDFFTLYLIRNPGAAFSMGERFTVFLSCLAVVATVVAWRFAWLTRHRGWAVGIGLVGAGVLGNLTDRLLREPGPMRGHVVDFFRLPNWPIFNVADICINVGAGLILLLALRGISYDGTREESAGSAKEGDA
- a CDS encoding RluA family pseudouridine synthase, which encodes MSEQRTVLVPDGLAGERVDAALARMFGFSRTRAAELVAEGHVAVDGAQVVKSHRVASGAMLDVTIPDVADPVTVVPEIVEGIRIIHDDDALVVIDKPVGVAVHPSPGWNGPTVVGHLVAAGFRIATSGASERQGIVQRLDVGTSGVMVIAKGERAYSVLKNAFRHRTVDKTYHALVQGHPDPWQGTIDAPIARHPKHDYKMAVMSGGRHSVTHYETLEAHRFASLLEVHLETGRTHQIRVHMSALHHPCVADFHYGADPVLAKRVGLERQWLHAVKLGFLHPETGEYVEYESPYPDDLAHALEVIRAAD